One Methylosinus sp. LW4 genomic region harbors:
- a CDS encoding 4Fe-4S dicluster domain-containing protein, with protein sequence MALKIIASQCTVCGACEFDCPTAAIRMKGDTYIIDPKKCTECDGESPHCAEVCPVPDTCVPA encoded by the coding sequence ATGGCTTTGAAGATTATCGCGTCGCAATGCACCGTCTGCGGCGCCTGCGAGTTCGACTGTCCGACCGCCGCCATTCGCATGAAGGGCGACACCTATATCATCGACCCCAAGAAGTGCACGGAATGCGACGGCGAGTCTCCGCATTGCGCCGAGGTTTGTCCGGTTCCAGACACTTGCGTCCCTGCGTGA